In Brachyhypopomus gauderio isolate BG-103 chromosome 11, BGAUD_0.2, whole genome shotgun sequence, a single genomic region encodes these proteins:
- the ccdc135 gene encoding dynein regulatory complex subunit 7 isoform X1, which yields MEVLAEVEPEMEVANQDEEDEEEEEEGEDEGLRDLQELEEMLARVHVAPPDPTLLECNPGLDRQKWPASYRENSAQEKLLLAMAENFRRQYSHLYPDRKPLFLCPENECGVQKFVSTTLRPTLLPHPELYHWQGCASIVSDLLSLELLDPPTDLPKQLHSPTWVLKTQRGTSFDFSTLLCSLLLGAGYDAYCVSGYAVKDICLLNQSHQECPLLKPMVKEETAEQKWEVRKYSVKAPRDLRSAFKLQQEELRQAESRAAQLSKQQGALLLQQDTERPAPDPLYGLRVHCWVLVLPGRREVPENFFIEPLTGQSFAVISEQFLGIESIWNHHNYWVNMQDCRFGCAEMTYDLGDLVKWEYLLCSSTGQSLLLLTEMKRQQETEEEDDDDEEIEEPKVFEMPPSWVMKLHISQEDMESRFPGGTKLVRYRKATLELFAPYLLRDGLVRRLTTYDDLDCTKANTVTEWYKHRHDHLEQRELKKAAHTTVEQFGPGRSDALKIHRYVTLLSETELQMDFYSHARDDGLARRVETPYETTETFEDRPDFLYYRHTVFSQPGEPTDQRQIQKVEERFHRNRSKPAGQDIAEREFLLSQDQIQVTYHLEENRIIPAWKIFTKPQSAGYSRIPPAFTPQMVSTFQVDPSKKPCKNLHLYETLVALMKEEKDVLIRIKKAEEEVRAILASREKEESRLVLQISIYNTARNEKARRHREALERMAEEARLLREKKELDVLAPFLARRGKPESLRPQEALQMRADCLADLKQRLIDRANLIQSHFEKETEELEQKQLWYQKNQATMTKEDEDSYLAYCSDAMFKIHVLKLRLSQHKSQAPQRYLALAERLSQDPRLAPHLT from the exons ATGGAGGTGCTAGCTGAGGTTGAGCCTGAGATGGAAGTGGCAAATCAggatgaagaggatgaggaggaagaggaggaaggagaggacgAAGGTCTGCGAGAtttgcaggagctggaggagatgcTGGCCAGAGTGCATGTGGCCCCCCCCGATCCAACCCT GCTGGAGTGTAACCCTGGACTGGACCGGCAGAAATGGCCTGCCTCATACAGGGAGAACTCTGCTCAGGAGAAGCTGCTGCTGGCCATGGCCGAGAACTTCCGCCGTCAGTACAGCCACCTGTACCCCGACCGCAAGCCCCTGTTCCTCTGTCCCGAGAACGAGTGTGGCGTGCAG AAGTTTGTGAGCACCACACTGCGTCCGACGTTGCTGCCGCACCCCGAGCTCTACCACTGGCAGGGCTGCGCGAGCATCGTCTCTGACCTCCTGTCCCTGGAGCTGCTGGACCCTCCCACTGACCTG CCGAAACAGCTGCACTCCCCAACGTGGGTCCTGAAGACCCAGAGAGGCACCAGCTTTGACTTCTCCACCCTCCTGTGCAGTCTGTTGCTGGGCGCGGGCTACGACGCGTACTGTGTCAGCGGCTATGCCGTGAAGGACATCTGTCTTCTCAACCAGAGCCACCAGGAGTGTCCCTTACTCAAGCCCATGGTCAAG GAGGAGACAGCAGAGCAGAAGTGGGAGGTGAGGAAGTACTCGGTCAAGGCCCCGCGTGACCTGCGTAGTGCCTTCAAGCTGCAGCAGGAGGAACTCAGGCAGGCGGAGAGTCGTGCAGCGCAGCTCAGCaaacagcagggggcgctactgctccagcag GACACAGAGCGTCCTGCTCCAGATCCTCTCTATGGCTTGAGGGTCCACTGCTGGGTGCTGGTCCTGCCTGGTAGGAGGGAGGTACCAGAGAACTTTTTCATTGAACCACTGACAGGCCAGAGCTTCGCAGTAATCAGCGAGCAGTTTCTTGGCATCGAGAGCATCTGGAACCATCACAACTACTGGGTCAACATGCAGGACTGTCGTTTCGGCTGTGcg GAGATGACCTATGACCTGGGTGATCTTGTAAAGTGGGAATATTTACTGTGTAGCTCCACTGGCCAGTCGCTACTTCTCCTTACTGAGATGAAGAggcagcaggagacagaggaggaggatgatgacGAT GAAGAAATAGAAGAACCAAAAGTGTTTGAGATGCCTCCATCTTGGGTAATGAAGCTCCACATCTCACAAGAAG ATATGGAAAGTCGTTTTCCTGGTGGCACAAAGCTGGTGCGATACAGGAAGGCCACTCTGGAGCTCTTTGCTCCTTATCTTTTAAGGGACGGACTGGTCAGAAGACTCACGACATATGATGACCTGGACT GTACCAAGGCCAACACAGTGACTGAGTGGTACAAGCACCGTCACGACCACCTTGAACAGAGGGAACTGAAGAAGGCGGCCCACACCACCGTGGAGCAGTTCGGCCCAGGGAGGAGCGACGCTCTAAAAA TCCACCGGTATGTCACTCTGCTGTCTGAGACGGAGCTTCAGATGGACTTCTACAGCCATGCACGGGACGATGGGCTGGCCCGTCGGGTCGAGACACCCTATGAGACGACAGAGACCTTCGAAGACCGACCCGATTTCCTCTATTACCGCCACACTGTTTTCAGCCAGCCGGGAGAACCCACTGATCAGCGGCAAATCCAG AAGGTAGAGGAGAGGTTCCACAGGAACAGGTCAAAACCGGCCGGTCAGGACATAGCCGAGCGAGAGTTCTTGCTGTCACAAGATCAGATCCAGGTGACGTACCATCTGGAGGAGAACAGAATCATCCCCGCCTGGAAGATCTTCACCAAACCCCAAAGTGCAGGCTACTCCCGAATCCCACCTGCCTTCACTCCACAGATGGTCTCCACCTTTCAG GTGGACCCATCTAAGAAACCCTGCAAGAACCTGCACCTGTACGAGACCCTCGTGGCTCTGATGAAGGAGGAAAAGGACGTCCTCATCAGGATCAAAAAGGCGGAGGAGGAG gtgagggccATCCTGGCTTCtagggagaaggaggagagcaGGCTTGTGCTTCAGATCTCCATCTACAACACAGCCAGGAATGAGAAGGCACGCCGCCACCGGGAGGCGCTG GAGCGCATGGCAGAGGAGGCGCGTCTGCTGAGGGAGAAGAAGGAGCTGGATGTCTTGGCACCGTTCCTGGCCAGGCGGGGGAAGCCAGAGAGCCTGAGGCCACAGGAGGCCCTGCAGATGCGAGCAGACTGCCTGGCTGATCTCAAACAGAGGCTCATAGACAGGGCCAACCTCATCCAGTCACACTTTGAGAAG GAGACGGAGGAGCTGGAGCAGAAACAACTGTGGTACCAGAAGAACCAGGCGACCATGACTAAGGAGGACGAGGACTCGTACCTGGCCTACTGCTCTGACGCCATGTTCAAGATCCACGTCCTGAAGCTCCGTCTGAGCCA GCACAAGAGCCAAGCCCCACAGAGGTACCTGGCACTGGCCGAGAGGCTGTCGCAGGACCCCAGACTGGCCCCTCACCTGACCTGA
- the ccdc135 gene encoding dynein regulatory complex subunit 7 isoform X2: protein MEVLAEVEPEMEVANQDEEDEEEEEEGEDEGLRDLQELEEMLARVHVAPPDPTLLECNPGLDRQKWPASYRENSAQEKLLLAMAENFRRQYSHLYPDRKPLFLCPENECGVQKFVSTTLRPTLLPHPELYHWQGCASIVSDLLSLELLDPPTDLPKQLHSPTWVLKTQRGTSFDFSTLLCSLLLGAGYDAYCVSGYAVKDICLLNQSHQECPLLKPMVKEETAEQKWEVRKYSVKAPRDLRSAFKLQQEELRQAESRAAQLSKQQGALLLQQEEIEEPKVFEMPPSWVMKLHISQEDMESRFPGGTKLVRYRKATLELFAPYLLRDGLVRRLTTYDDLDCTKANTVTEWYKHRHDHLEQRELKKAAHTTVEQFGPGRSDALKIHRYVTLLSETELQMDFYSHARDDGLARRVETPYETTETFEDRPDFLYYRHTVFSQPGEPTDQRQIQKVEERFHRNRSKPAGQDIAEREFLLSQDQIQVTYHLEENRIIPAWKIFTKPQSAGYSRIPPAFTPQMVSTFQVDPSKKPCKNLHLYETLVALMKEEKDVLIRIKKAEEEVRAILASREKEESRLVLQISIYNTARNEKARRHREALERMAEEARLLREKKELDVLAPFLARRGKPESLRPQEALQMRADCLADLKQRLIDRANLIQSHFEKETEELEQKQLWYQKNQATMTKEDEDSYLAYCSDAMFKIHVLKLRLSQHKSQAPQRYLALAERLSQDPRLAPHLT from the exons ATGGAGGTGCTAGCTGAGGTTGAGCCTGAGATGGAAGTGGCAAATCAggatgaagaggatgaggaggaagaggaggaaggagaggacgAAGGTCTGCGAGAtttgcaggagctggaggagatgcTGGCCAGAGTGCATGTGGCCCCCCCCGATCCAACCCT GCTGGAGTGTAACCCTGGACTGGACCGGCAGAAATGGCCTGCCTCATACAGGGAGAACTCTGCTCAGGAGAAGCTGCTGCTGGCCATGGCCGAGAACTTCCGCCGTCAGTACAGCCACCTGTACCCCGACCGCAAGCCCCTGTTCCTCTGTCCCGAGAACGAGTGTGGCGTGCAG AAGTTTGTGAGCACCACACTGCGTCCGACGTTGCTGCCGCACCCCGAGCTCTACCACTGGCAGGGCTGCGCGAGCATCGTCTCTGACCTCCTGTCCCTGGAGCTGCTGGACCCTCCCACTGACCTG CCGAAACAGCTGCACTCCCCAACGTGGGTCCTGAAGACCCAGAGAGGCACCAGCTTTGACTTCTCCACCCTCCTGTGCAGTCTGTTGCTGGGCGCGGGCTACGACGCGTACTGTGTCAGCGGCTATGCCGTGAAGGACATCTGTCTTCTCAACCAGAGCCACCAGGAGTGTCCCTTACTCAAGCCCATGGTCAAG GAGGAGACAGCAGAGCAGAAGTGGGAGGTGAGGAAGTACTCGGTCAAGGCCCCGCGTGACCTGCGTAGTGCCTTCAAGCTGCAGCAGGAGGAACTCAGGCAGGCGGAGAGTCGTGCAGCGCAGCTCAGCaaacagcagggggcgctactgctccagcag GAAGAAATAGAAGAACCAAAAGTGTTTGAGATGCCTCCATCTTGGGTAATGAAGCTCCACATCTCACAAGAAG ATATGGAAAGTCGTTTTCCTGGTGGCACAAAGCTGGTGCGATACAGGAAGGCCACTCTGGAGCTCTTTGCTCCTTATCTTTTAAGGGACGGACTGGTCAGAAGACTCACGACATATGATGACCTGGACT GTACCAAGGCCAACACAGTGACTGAGTGGTACAAGCACCGTCACGACCACCTTGAACAGAGGGAACTGAAGAAGGCGGCCCACACCACCGTGGAGCAGTTCGGCCCAGGGAGGAGCGACGCTCTAAAAA TCCACCGGTATGTCACTCTGCTGTCTGAGACGGAGCTTCAGATGGACTTCTACAGCCATGCACGGGACGATGGGCTGGCCCGTCGGGTCGAGACACCCTATGAGACGACAGAGACCTTCGAAGACCGACCCGATTTCCTCTATTACCGCCACACTGTTTTCAGCCAGCCGGGAGAACCCACTGATCAGCGGCAAATCCAG AAGGTAGAGGAGAGGTTCCACAGGAACAGGTCAAAACCGGCCGGTCAGGACATAGCCGAGCGAGAGTTCTTGCTGTCACAAGATCAGATCCAGGTGACGTACCATCTGGAGGAGAACAGAATCATCCCCGCCTGGAAGATCTTCACCAAACCCCAAAGTGCAGGCTACTCCCGAATCCCACCTGCCTTCACTCCACAGATGGTCTCCACCTTTCAG GTGGACCCATCTAAGAAACCCTGCAAGAACCTGCACCTGTACGAGACCCTCGTGGCTCTGATGAAGGAGGAAAAGGACGTCCTCATCAGGATCAAAAAGGCGGAGGAGGAG gtgagggccATCCTGGCTTCtagggagaaggaggagagcaGGCTTGTGCTTCAGATCTCCATCTACAACACAGCCAGGAATGAGAAGGCACGCCGCCACCGGGAGGCGCTG GAGCGCATGGCAGAGGAGGCGCGTCTGCTGAGGGAGAAGAAGGAGCTGGATGTCTTGGCACCGTTCCTGGCCAGGCGGGGGAAGCCAGAGAGCCTGAGGCCACAGGAGGCCCTGCAGATGCGAGCAGACTGCCTGGCTGATCTCAAACAGAGGCTCATAGACAGGGCCAACCTCATCCAGTCACACTTTGAGAAG GAGACGGAGGAGCTGGAGCAGAAACAACTGTGGTACCAGAAGAACCAGGCGACCATGACTAAGGAGGACGAGGACTCGTACCTGGCCTACTGCTCTGACGCCATGTTCAAGATCCACGTCCTGAAGCTCCGTCTGAGCCA GCACAAGAGCCAAGCCCCACAGAGGTACCTGGCACTGGCCGAGAGGCTGTCGCAGGACCCCAGACTGGCCCCTCACCTGACCTGA
- the lcat gene encoding phosphatidylcholine-sterol acyltransferase, whose product MQHSRALLSVVIVFIALQHSAGFWLLNVIFPPPAKPDVSSNSTPPLIIVPGNLGNRLEAKIDKPVLVHWLCYKKSEGWFPLWIDLNMFMPIGIDCWIDNMRIVYNRTTHKTSNSPGVEVRVPGFGQTYTVEFLDTNKLAGYFFTMVEHLVNIGYERNKTVRAAPYDWRIAPNEQGKYFSDLKNLVEEMHDEYNQPVYLLGHSMGSNYILYFLNQQSQAWKDRYIRSFISLGAPWAGAVKPLRVLASGDNDGIPLVSSIKIREEQRMTTTNPWMIPSEEAWPKDHVFISSPFFNYTNQDYKRFFTDINFEDGWYMWEDTRNLTAGLPTPGVEVFCFYGVGLPTPVTYVYDEEFPNADPVDFLYDDGDNTVDSRSMSMCKRWIGQQEQPVHVTEFMSLPHLDIVFNHVVLVTIQQILEGTFMQEESVRRVVVKPNPSPSTKPLMPSP is encoded by the exons ATGCAGCATTCACGCGCTCTATTGTCCGTTGTGATCGTTTTTATTGCGCTTCAGCACTCTGCGGGATTCTGGCTTCTCAACGTTATCTTCCCACCACCAGCTAAACCAGATGTATCGAGTAACAGCACGCCGCCTCTCATTATCG TGCCTGGGAATTTGGGAAACCGCCTCGAGGCCAAGATAGACAAGCCCGTGCTGGTTCACTGGCTGTGCTACAAGAAGTCGGAGGGCTGGTTTCCACTGTGGATCGACCTCAACATGTTCATGCCCATTGGTATTGACTGCTGGATTGACAACATGAG GATTGTGTATAATCGGACAACTCACAAGACTTCAAACTCTCCTGGGGTTGAAGTTCGAGTTCCTGGCTTTGGCCAGACGTACACTGTGGAGTTCCTGGATACAAATAAGCTGGCAG GTTATTTTTTCACTATGGTTGAACACTTGGTCAACATTGGATATGAGCGAAACAAAACTGTTCGGGCTGCGCCCTATGATTGGAGGATTGCACCGA ATGAGCAGGGCAAGTATTTCTCAGACCTGAAGAACCTGGTAGAAGAAATGCATGATGAGTACAATCAGCCTGTCTACCTGCTGGGCCACAGCATGGGAAGCAACTACATCCTCTATTTCCTGAACCAGCAAAGTCAAGCTTGGAAGGATCGCTATATTAGAAGTTTTATCTCCCTGGGAGCTCCGTGGGCTGGAGCAGTGAAGCCCCTAAGGGTTTTAGCATCAG GGGACAATGATGGCATCCCACTGGTGTCCAGCATCAAGATCCGTGAAGAGCAGCGAATGACCACCACAAATCCGTGGATGATCCCATCCGAGGAGGCGTGGCCTAAAGACCACGTCTTCATCTCCTCCCCTTTCTTCAACTATACCAACCAGGACTACAAGCGCTTCTTTACTGATATCAACTTTGAGGATGGCTGGTACATGTGGGAAGACACCAGGAACCTTACAGCAGGCCTCCCCACTcctggggtggaggtgttctgCTTCTACGGCGTAGGCCTGCCCACTCCCGTCACCTACGTCTACGACGAGGAGTTCCCGAACGCCGATCCCGTGGACTTCTTGTATGACGACGGAGACAACACAGTGGACAGTCGTAGCATGAGTATGTGCAAGCGATGGATAGGCCAGCAGGAACAGCCGGTGCACGTGACTGAGTTCATGTCCCTGCCTCACCTGGACATAGTCTTCAACCACGTCGTCCTCGTCACCATTCAGCAGATCCTGGAGGGGACCTTCATGCAGGAGGAGAGTGTTCGCAGGGTCGTGGTGAAACCTAATCCCAGCCCCTCTACTAAACCCCTCATGCCGAGCCCTTGA
- the pla2g15 gene encoding lysosomal phospholipase A and acyltransferase: MVCQLILSSVQLCLLLAFADCRSFKCLDGKVCSDRPPVVLIPGDLGNQLEAKLDKPSVVHYVCYKKTDEYFTLWLNLELLVPVAIDCWIDNMRLIYNRTTRGTEAPPGVDIRVPGFGQTFGLEYLDPSKRSVGMYFFTIVQALVEWGYTRDEDVRGAPYDWRKAPNENKEYFLQLQMMIEEMAHKYGGPVVLIAHSMGNMYTLYFLNQQPQAWKDQYVRAFVSLGPPWAGVAKTLRVMASGDNNRIPVISPLKIRVQQRTAVSTPWLFPYAHTWPSDMVLVSTANTNYTVRDYERFFRDISFEDGWYMRRDTEALVSGLAAPGVPVHCLYGTGIPTAQGYRYDAFPDAEPVEVVNGDGDGTVNVRSAVQCKRWADQQTQPVRLVELPGNEHVAMLLNFTTVSYINSVLFPP, translated from the exons ATGGTGTGCCAGTTGATCCTCAGCTCGGTCCAGCTGTGTTTGTTGTTGGCGTTCGCCGACTGCAGAAGTTTTAAATGTTTGGATGGAAAAGTCTGTTCGGACCGTCCGCCTGTGGTACTGA TTCCAGGAGATCTTGGGAACCAGCTGGAGGCGAAGCTTGACAAGCCCAGTGTCGTGCACTATGTGTGCTACAAGAAGACGGATGAGTATTTCACCCTGTGGCTCAACCTGGAGCTGCTGGTTCCCGTGGCCATCGACTGCTGGATCGATAACATGAG GCTGATATACAATCGCACGACTCGAGGTACAGAGGCTCCCCCGGGCGTGGACATCAGAGTGCCTGGCTTTGGCCAGACCTTTGGCCTGGAGTATCTGGACCCAAGCAAACgcagtgtgg GCATGTACTTCTTTACCATCGTGCAGGCACTCGTGGAGTGGGGTTACACCCGGGATGAAGATGTCCGTGGAGCGCCCTATGACTGGAGGAAGGCGCCAA ATGAGAACAAGGAATATTTCCTGCAGCTGCAGATGATGATTGAGGAAATGGCACACAAATATGGAGGTCCTGTGGTCCTCATCGCTCACAGTATGGGCAACATGTACACCCTGTACTTCCTCAACCAGCAGCCCCAGGCCTGGAAGGACCAGTACGTCAGGGCGTTTGTCTCGCTCGGCCCGCCCTGGGCCGGCGTGGCCAAGACTCTGAGGGTCATGGCCAGCG GTGATAATAATCGTATTCCAGTTATCAGCCCGCTGAAGATTCGTGTCCAACAGCGCACTGCTGTGTCCACCCCCTGGCTGTTCCCATACGCCCACACCTGGCCCTCTGACATGGTCCTAGTGTCCACTGCCAACACCAACTACACGGTCCGTGACTACGAGCGCTTCTTCAGGGACATCAGCTTCGAGGATGGCTGGTACATGCGGCGGGATACGGAGGCGCTGGTGAGCGGGCTGGCCGCGCCGGGCGTGCCCGTTCACTGCCTGTACGGCACGGGCATTCCCACGGCGCAGGGCTACCGCTACGACGCGTTCCCGGATGCCGAACCCGTGGAGGTGGTGAACGGCGATGGCGACGGCACCGTCAACGTGCGGAGCGCCGTGCAGTGTAAACGCTGGGCGGACCAGCAGACGCAGCCGGTGCGGCTCGTGGAACTGCCCGGCAATGAGCACGTGGCCATGCTCCTGAACTTCACCACCGTCTCGTACATCAATTCTGTCCTCTTCCCACCCTGA
- the usb1 gene encoding U6 snRNA phosphodiesterase 1 isoform X2 has protein sequence MLVNYSSSSSDEENEMVNNPKRQRLNINAKDAGAPSKRDCVTVKFDLKTRVANEGVEDDAAAPTRKGRSPEALSRLPLPDRVLEMFGDSEEEHMDDRSQHGGRLRSFQHERGNWATYVYLPYEPEDVFLELLDELMRGAAAHGVPLIQADEFHISLSKTVVLRHHWIQPFVQSLRAGLAQCKRFVCSADKLKVYSNHEKTRTFLGMEVSVGHTQLLEVVKTVNETMEEFRLGTFYKDPSFHVSLAWCVGDFTGKLQEACLSELQSLVDGHEDGPFQISFNCKQFRCKTGNKVFLFPLH, from the exons ATGTTAGTTAATTACAGCAGTAGCAGCTCCGACGAGGAAAATGAAATGGTTAATAACCCAAAGCGTCAAAGGCTGAACATTAATGCCAAAGACGCCGGAGCTCCTAGTAAACGGGACTGTGTGACCGTGAAATTCGACTTGAAAACCAG GGTCGCCAACGAGGGCGTGGAAGATGATGCAGCTGCTCCAACTCGGAAGGGCAGGTCCCCTGAGGCCCTTTCTCGGCTTCCTCTTCCTGACCGTGTCCTCGAAATGTTTGGAGACTCTGAGGAAGAGCACATGGATGACCGTTCACAACATGGAGGACGTCTGCGGTCCTTCCAGCACGAACGAGGAAACTGGGCTACTTACGTTTATTTGCCAT ATGAACCAGAAGATGTGTTCCTAGAATTACTGGATGAGCTGATGCGAGGTGCTGCGGCCCACGGTGTCCCCCTCATCCAGGCAGATGAATTTCACATCAGCCTCTCTAAGACCGTGGTCCTACGACACCACTGGATCCAGCCATTTGTGCAGTCTCTGCGTGCAGGCCTAGCACAGTGCAAGAG ATTTGTGTGTTCAGCAGACAAACTGAAAGTGTACTCAAATCATGAAAAAACGAG GACTTTTCTTGGTATGGAAGTCTCTGTAGGCCACACCCAACTTCTTGAGGTGGTGAAAACAGTAAATGAGACCATGGAAGAGTTCCGCCTTGGCACTTTTTACAAG GATCCATCCTTTCACGTGAGCCTGGCTTGGTGCGTTGGTGACTTTACTGGAAAACTTCAGGAAGCTTGTTTATCAGAGTTACAG AGTCTGGTAGATGGTCATGAAGATGGACCCTTCCAGATAAGTTTCAACTGCAAGCAGTTCCGGTGCAAAACAGGCAATAAAGTGTTTCTATTCCCCTTGCACTGA
- the usb1 gene encoding U6 snRNA phosphodiesterase 1 isoform X1, with the protein MFGDSEEEHMDDRSQHGGRLRSFQHERGNWATYVYLPYEPEDVFLELLDELMRGAAAHGVPLIQADEFHISLSKTVVLRHHWIQPFVQSLRAGLAQCKRFVCSADKLKVYSNHEKTRTFLGMEVSVGHTQLLEVVKTVNETMEEFRLGTFYKDPSFHVSLAWCVGDFTGKLQEACLSELQSLVDGHEDGPFQISFNCKQFRCKTGNKVFLFPLH; encoded by the exons ATGTTTGGAGACTCTGAGGAAGAGCACATGGATGACCGTTCACAACATGGAGGACGTCTGCGGTCCTTCCAGCACGAACGAGGAAACTGGGCTACTTACGTTTATTTGCCAT ATGAACCAGAAGATGTGTTCCTAGAATTACTGGATGAGCTGATGCGAGGTGCTGCGGCCCACGGTGTCCCCCTCATCCAGGCAGATGAATTTCACATCAGCCTCTCTAAGACCGTGGTCCTACGACACCACTGGATCCAGCCATTTGTGCAGTCTCTGCGTGCAGGCCTAGCACAGTGCAAGAG ATTTGTGTGTTCAGCAGACAAACTGAAAGTGTACTCAAATCATGAAAAAACGAG GACTTTTCTTGGTATGGAAGTCTCTGTAGGCCACACCCAACTTCTTGAGGTGGTGAAAACAGTAAATGAGACCATGGAAGAGTTCCGCCTTGGCACTTTTTACAAG GATCCATCCTTTCACGTGAGCCTGGCTTGGTGCGTTGGTGACTTTACTGGAAAACTTCAGGAAGCTTGTTTATCAGAGTTACAG AGTCTGGTAGATGGTCATGAAGATGGACCCTTCCAGATAAGTTTCAACTGCAAGCAGTTCCGGTGCAAAACAGGCAATAAAGTGTTTCTATTCCCCTTGCACTGA